From one Acidobacteriota bacterium genomic stretch:
- a CDS encoding DUF1501 domain-containing protein gives MKTLLPSLPVPGVTPVTGADLSRRGFLRLGGSGLVASWFLKSPAAAWAARSAAVTTKNTAKNVIFVFLRGAPSQVDTWDLKEGAWTPPDFAPTSFGSGLRFPAGLMPNLANRLGDLSIVRSMKAAALVHGISENWLQIARNPASATGAVAPNMGSVAALELDKQRGPNDVLPAFLALNTPQSALSDEGYFPSTTAPFAAQASATGLTSLTHPDGSTIVNRWKTLQELDAALRNGQPLGKDAADAVDFYTQAKLLMDTPAVNDLFKFGTADSQRYGNSPFGNACLVAKQVLAGARGTRFVMISLTGWDMHSAIYDKAPNVAAGRVSLYSQAGQLDPGLASLIGDLKATPGKTAGKTLFDETLIVVAGEFGRTVGALGDAAGRDHFEIYSAVFAGGGVKGGQVIGATDAAGATIADSGVTGRTELRAEDLACTVYSALGIDWTTTRHDDPLGRGFEYVPNAGAGVYAPIDRLFG, from the coding sequence GTGAAGACGCTTCTCCCGAGCCTCCCGGTTCCCGGCGTCACCCCGGTCACGGGCGCGGATCTGTCCCGCCGCGGCTTCCTGCGCCTCGGGGGTTCCGGCCTCGTCGCGTCCTGGTTCCTCAAGTCGCCCGCGGCGGCGTGGGCCGCCCGATCAGCGGCCGTGACGACGAAGAACACGGCGAAGAACGTCATCTTCGTGTTCCTCAGGGGCGCGCCGAGCCAGGTCGACACGTGGGACCTCAAGGAGGGCGCGTGGACGCCGCCGGACTTCGCGCCCACCAGCTTCGGCTCCGGGCTGCGGTTTCCCGCCGGCCTCATGCCGAACCTCGCGAACCGCCTCGGCGACCTCTCGATCGTGCGCTCGATGAAGGCGGCGGCGCTCGTCCACGGGATCAGCGAGAACTGGCTCCAGATCGCGCGCAACCCGGCCAGCGCGACGGGCGCCGTCGCGCCGAACATGGGCTCCGTCGCGGCGCTCGAGCTCGACAAGCAGCGCGGGCCGAACGACGTCCTCCCGGCATTCCTCGCGCTGAACACGCCTCAGTCGGCGCTTTCCGACGAGGGCTACTTCCCGTCCACGACGGCGCCGTTCGCCGCCCAGGCTTCGGCGACGGGGCTGACGAGCCTGACGCACCCGGATGGCTCCACGATCGTGAACCGCTGGAAGACCCTCCAGGAGCTCGACGCCGCGCTCCGGAATGGCCAGCCACTCGGGAAGGACGCGGCCGACGCGGTGGACTTCTACACGCAGGCCAAGCTGCTCATGGACACGCCCGCCGTCAACGACCTCTTCAAGTTCGGGACGGCGGACTCGCAGCGCTACGGCAACTCACCCTTCGGCAACGCCTGCCTCGTCGCCAAGCAGGTCCTCGCCGGCGCGCGCGGCACGCGCTTCGTCATGATCTCGCTGACCGGCTGGGACATGCACAGCGCCATCTACGACAAGGCGCCGAACGTCGCGGCCGGGCGTGTGAGCCTCTACAGCCAGGCTGGGCAGCTCGACCCGGGGCTCGCGAGCCTGATCGGGGACCTCAAGGCGACGCCCGGGAAGACCGCCGGCAAGACGCTCTTCGACGAGACGCTGATCGTCGTCGCGGGGGAGTTCGGCCGGACGGTCGGGGCGCTCGGCGACGCGGCCGGCCGCGACCACTTCGAGATCTACAGCGCCGTCTTCGCGGGCGGCGGCGTGAAGGGCGGGCAGGTCATCGGCGCGACGGACGCGGCGGGCGCGACGATCGCCGATTCGGGCGTGACGGGCCGTACGGAGCTCCGCGCCGAGGACCTCGCATGCACGGTCTACTCGGCGCTCGGGATCGACTGGACGACGACGCGGCATGACGACCCGCTCGGCCGCGGCTTCGAGTACGTGCCGAATGCCGGCGCGGGCGTCTACGCGCCCATCGACCGGCTGTTCGGATGA
- the ligD gene encoding non-homologous end-joining DNA ligase, with product MRPLSPLAPMLATRVKEPFSRRGWIFEPKYDGWRIVAIRRKGRVTLATRRGIDIAEELPDIVKAVEALPGGNLAVDGELVVLDERGVASFQLLQGRNEPGARPPMLVLFDCLDADGVSLMSLPLGERRAALEALVGKHPAPPLALAERLGTDGAAAFAKAVKKGWEGVVGKDLSSPYESGRRSLRWLKVKVRREQEFVIGGLTLPSDPRPHFGALLVGLYEGKNLRFCGAVGTGFSDKILLSLLEKLEPLHQDACPFTPPPHGVKDAAWVRPALVAQVAYAEWTGELRLRQPSFLGLREDKDPRECRWAEREIS from the coding sequence GTGAGGCCCCTCTCGCCTCTTGCTCCGATGCTCGCGACGCGCGTGAAGGAGCCGTTCAGCCGGCGGGGATGGATCTTCGAGCCGAAGTACGACGGCTGGCGCATCGTCGCGATCCGCCGGAAGGGCCGCGTCACGCTCGCCACGCGCCGGGGGATCGACATCGCCGAGGAGCTGCCGGACATCGTGAAGGCGGTCGAGGCGCTGCCCGGCGGGAATCTCGCGGTGGATGGCGAGCTCGTCGTGCTCGACGAGCGCGGCGTGGCGAGCTTTCAGCTTCTCCAGGGGAGGAACGAGCCGGGCGCGAGGCCTCCGATGCTCGTCCTCTTCGACTGCCTCGACGCGGACGGCGTCTCCCTGATGTCGCTTCCGCTCGGCGAGCGCCGCGCCGCTCTGGAGGCGCTCGTCGGGAAGCACCCGGCGCCGCCTCTCGCGCTCGCGGAGCGGCTCGGGACGGACGGCGCCGCCGCGTTCGCGAAGGCCGTGAAGAAGGGATGGGAGGGAGTGGTCGGGAAAGATCTCTCCTCGCCCTACGAGTCCGGCCGGCGCTCCCTGCGCTGGCTGAAGGTCAAGGTGCGGCGCGAGCAGGAGTTCGTGATCGGCGGGCTCACGCTGCCGAGCGATCCGCGCCCGCACTTCGGAGCCCTCCTCGTGGGCCTCTACGAAGGCAAGAACCTGCGCTTCTGCGGCGCGGTCGGGACCGGGTTCTCGGACAAGATCCTCCTCTCGCTTCTCGAGAAACTCGAGCCGCTGCACCAGGACGCGTGTCCGTTCACGCCGCCGCCGCACGGCGTGAAGGATGCGGCCTGGGTCAGGCCGGCGCTCGTCGCACAGGTTGCGTATGCCGAGTGGACGGGCGAGCTCCGGCTCCGCCAGCCGTCGTTCCTCGGGCTGCGCGAGGACAAGGACCCGCGGGAATGCCGCTGGGCCGAGAGGGAGATTTCCTAG
- a CDS encoding PKD domain-containing protein — protein sequence MAPRALVFALAALFAASAASADVVIPSTVYRRGAGGAEFRSDVRIFNPTNAPVNVTPILYDQVSGQTITKPVETIPPRAQKAYDNIVGTLFGKTLDDGAFGPIRFQTTGTVIVSSSVNNYNACGNGSVSGQWLPGLDATAALKTGTLVQLAASTDGATGYRSNVVFTNSGASDATVTTRLRQGDGTLVKEVVVGPLPANGFTQIGALAAWLPSPNTITSTNLWLEFTSDQPVLSFASVINNASGDPFAIVMTAEPNVSAPVLPPVASYGTSPASPAPGVAVTFTDTSNNSPVNRFWAFGDGAFAANSGTTTAHTYAASGTYKTALFVDNTAGASSTTKDVVVASATPIAVTISATTTNNTKWTFICQVGPCSGAGNNNVNLKVGQPYAITWTTPASEAKTHGVGGLATLGIGTECDVIRANQPCTVSFTPTAGMLNFPGPLYTYVCTQSTCAPSQAVHDAMQGTITIVP from the coding sequence ATGGCACCGCGCGCTCTCGTTTTCGCTCTCGCAGCCCTGTTCGCCGCATCGGCGGCGAGCGCCGACGTCGTGATCCCGTCGACCGTGTACCGCCGCGGCGCGGGCGGCGCGGAGTTCCGGAGCGACGTGCGGATCTTCAACCCGACGAACGCACCCGTGAACGTCACGCCGATCCTGTACGACCAGGTCTCGGGCCAGACGATCACGAAGCCCGTGGAGACGATCCCGCCGCGCGCCCAGAAGGCGTACGACAACATCGTCGGGACGCTCTTCGGCAAGACGCTCGACGACGGCGCCTTCGGGCCGATCCGTTTCCAGACGACGGGAACGGTGATCGTTTCCTCGTCGGTCAACAACTACAACGCGTGCGGCAACGGGTCGGTCTCGGGCCAGTGGCTACCCGGCCTCGACGCGACGGCTGCCCTGAAGACCGGCACGCTCGTCCAGCTCGCCGCAAGCACCGACGGCGCGACGGGCTACCGGTCGAACGTCGTCTTCACGAACTCCGGCGCCTCCGACGCCACCGTGACGACCCGGCTGCGGCAGGGCGACGGCACGCTCGTCAAGGAAGTCGTGGTCGGGCCGCTGCCGGCGAACGGCTTCACCCAGATCGGCGCGCTCGCCGCCTGGCTTCCGAGTCCGAACACCATCACGAGCACGAACCTGTGGCTGGAGTTCACGAGCGACCAGCCGGTCCTCTCCTTCGCCTCCGTCATCAACAACGCCTCGGGCGACCCTTTTGCGATCGTCATGACGGCCGAGCCGAACGTCTCGGCCCCTGTTCTCCCGCCCGTCGCGTCGTACGGTACGAGTCCCGCCAGCCCGGCGCCGGGCGTGGCCGTCACGTTCACGGACACGTCGAACAACTCGCCGGTGAACAGGTTCTGGGCCTTCGGTGACGGAGCGTTCGCCGCGAACTCGGGGACCACGACGGCACACACGTACGCGGCCTCCGGAACCTACAAGACCGCGCTCTTCGTGGACAACACGGCCGGCGCGAGCAGCACGACGAAGGACGTCGTCGTCGCTTCCGCGACGCCGATCGCGGTCACGATCTCGGCGACGACGACGAACAACACGAAGTGGACGTTCATCTGCCAGGTGGGTCCTTGCAGCGGCGCGGGCAACAACAACGTGAACCTGAAGGTCGGCCAGCCCTACGCGATCACGTGGACGACGCCCGCCTCCGAAGCCAAGACACACGGCGTGGGCGGCCTTGCCACCCTCGGGATCGGCACGGAGTGCGACGTCATCCGGGCGAACCAGCCGTGCACGGTGAGCTTCACGCCGACGGCCGGGATGCTGAACTTCCCCGGACCCCTGTACACGTACGTGTGCACGCAGTCGACGTGCGCGCCGTCGCAGGCGGTGCACGACGCCATGCAGGGCACGATCACGATCGTTCCATGA
- a CDS encoding GDP-L-fucose synthase: protein MSYWAGRRVLVTGGGGFLGQALVETLRRRGAGDVLAPRAAELDLRERDAVRAFLAREKPDVVVHAAAVVGGIGANRAHPGRFFYENAVMGIQLIEESRRAGVAKFVCLGTICAYPKFTPVPFREEDLWNGYPEETNAPYGLAKKMLLVQLQAYRQEYGFDGIYLLPVNLYGPRDNFDLATSHVIPAMIRKFLEAKAAGAAEVILWGDGSPTREFLYVDDAVEGIVAAAEAYDGSEPVNLGSGEEIAVRDLARRVADATGYAGAIRWDASQPNGQPRRRLDVSRAAGLFGWRAKTTLAEGLGRTVDWYRTTLRP, encoded by the coding sequence ATGAGCTACTGGGCGGGCCGCCGCGTCCTCGTCACCGGGGGAGGAGGGTTCCTCGGGCAGGCGCTCGTCGAAACGTTGCGGCGGCGCGGGGCCGGCGACGTGCTCGCGCCGCGCGCGGCCGAGCTCGATCTGCGCGAGCGGGACGCCGTGCGCGCGTTTCTCGCGCGCGAAAAACCGGATGTCGTCGTCCACGCCGCGGCCGTCGTCGGCGGCATCGGCGCGAACCGGGCCCACCCCGGGCGGTTCTTCTACGAGAACGCGGTCATGGGGATCCAGCTCATCGAGGAATCGCGCCGCGCGGGCGTCGCGAAGTTCGTCTGCCTCGGGACGATCTGCGCGTACCCGAAGTTCACGCCGGTGCCGTTCCGCGAGGAGGACCTCTGGAACGGGTATCCCGAGGAGACGAACGCGCCCTATGGCCTCGCGAAGAAGATGCTTCTCGTCCAGCTCCAGGCCTACCGGCAGGAGTACGGCTTCGACGGGATCTACCTCCTGCCCGTGAACCTCTACGGCCCGCGCGACAACTTCGACCTCGCGACGAGCCACGTGATCCCCGCGATGATCCGGAAGTTCCTCGAGGCGAAAGCCGCGGGGGCCGCCGAGGTGATCCTCTGGGGCGACGGCTCCCCGACGCGCGAGTTCCTTTACGTCGACGACGCGGTCGAGGGGATCGTCGCGGCGGCCGAGGCGTACGACGGGTCCGAGCCTGTGAACCTCGGCTCCGGCGAGGAGATCGCGGTGCGCGACCTCGCGCGCCGCGTCGCGGACGCGACCGGATACGCCGGCGCGATCCGCTGGGACGCGTCGCAGCCGAACGGCCAGCCGCGCCGGCGCCTCGACGTCTCGCGCGCCGCGGGCCTGTTTGGGTGGCGGGCGAAGACGACGCTCGCCGAGGGTCTCGGGCGGACCGTCGACTGGTACCGAACCACGCTCCGGCCCTGA
- a CDS encoding hemerythrin family protein: MALDRDLRLDVPALDAEHALQIDLVEALGRAVAEGKSREVADEILEKLLDYTRVHFLAEELMMRMEGYPGYEAHHGEHGELLAELQKLRAAYEGGELPMTHVAVAGLRSWLSGHVRTQDRAFANFLASKAASRSPV, encoded by the coding sequence GTGGCGCTCGACCGCGACCTCCGCCTCGACGTTCCGGCCCTCGACGCAGAGCACGCGCTGCAGATCGACCTCGTCGAGGCGCTCGGCCGCGCGGTCGCCGAGGGCAAGAGCCGCGAAGTCGCCGACGAGATCCTCGAAAAACTCCTCGACTACACGCGCGTCCACTTCCTCGCCGAGGAGCTCATGATGCGGATGGAGGGCTATCCCGGCTACGAGGCTCACCACGGCGAGCACGGCGAGCTCCTCGCCGAGCTCCAGAAGCTCCGCGCGGCTTACGAGGGCGGGGAGCTGCCCATGACCCACGTCGCCGTCGCCGGTCTGCGCTCGTGGCTTTCCGGCCACGTGAGGACCCAGGACCGCGCGTTCGCGAACTTCCTGGCTTCGAAAGCCGCGAGCCGGTCCCCGGTCTGA
- a CDS encoding DUF1800 domain-containing protein encodes MKYCLSARSVALLSLLLPGAALAQSPQSKFYPITPCRAVDTRNPNGAAGGPALVAGGARAFQLAGACGVPITARAVVTNVTVVNPSTAGDLAIFPTGTPSPTGATAINFKAGRTRANNFIARLGTTGDIAVFTEMPAGTVHFLIDVSGYFEDLPASPLSTYAAVANLTSFGATPQLVAHIRDVGMNGWLNEQFSIPPNYFVPSALFPDTIPGACTGTCQRDNYTMYPLQNTFIYNALYYPDQLRQRVVWALHKFLVISGQQEIQPSHMVPYLNILVGNAFGNYRDILYQLTLNPAMGDYLNMRTSTLQNPNENYAREILQLFSIGLVQLNTDGTPKLDLGGNTIPTYTQYDINELSRVFTGWKLAAPPVAGTSNYNSNMVLVEASHDRGKKSFLCDWSNPITPTGCAWTFNANTNGDIEVNQAIDAIMAHANTAPYVSTQLIRGLVTSNPSPAYVGRVAAKFNNNGSGVKGDLAAVVRAVVTDSEALAGATDPNFGILRDPVYFTIALLRALGARAANGTGVSDGVLATQLTNIGQNLFNPDTVFSYYPNDNQLPGSSTMFGPEFGIQSALTALRRANLVNTFVYSSIPTGANNPFGTSLDLSVIQSLSNDPAAMVEQLNQLLCRGLLSAGAKTAIVTAVNAIPASSPKQRAQQATYLVATSSQFQVER; translated from the coding sequence ATGAAGTATTGCCTTTCGGCCCGGTCGGTCGCTCTCCTGTCGCTGCTCCTGCCCGGGGCGGCCCTGGCCCAGTCGCCCCAGTCGAAGTTCTACCCGATCACGCCCTGCCGCGCGGTCGACACGCGGAACCCGAACGGCGCCGCGGGCGGCCCGGCGCTCGTCGCCGGCGGGGCGCGCGCGTTTCAGCTCGCGGGCGCGTGCGGTGTCCCGATCACGGCGCGCGCCGTGGTCACGAACGTGACCGTGGTCAACCCGTCGACCGCGGGCGACCTCGCGATCTTTCCGACCGGGACACCGTCGCCCACCGGCGCCACCGCGATCAACTTCAAGGCCGGCCGGACACGGGCGAACAACTTCATCGCCCGCCTCGGGACCACGGGAGACATCGCCGTCTTCACGGAGATGCCGGCGGGAACCGTTCACTTCCTCATCGACGTCTCGGGATACTTCGAAGACCTGCCGGCCTCGCCGCTGTCCACGTACGCCGCGGTGGCGAACCTCACGAGCTTTGGCGCGACGCCGCAGCTCGTCGCCCACATCCGGGACGTCGGCATGAACGGCTGGCTGAACGAGCAGTTCTCGATTCCGCCGAACTACTTCGTTCCGTCGGCGCTCTTCCCGGACACGATTCCGGGGGCTTGCACGGGCACCTGTCAGCGGGACAACTACACGATGTACCCGCTCCAGAACACGTTCATCTACAACGCGCTCTACTACCCGGACCAGCTCCGCCAGCGCGTCGTCTGGGCCCTGCACAAGTTCCTCGTGATCTCCGGCCAGCAGGAGATCCAGCCGAGCCACATGGTTCCCTACCTGAACATCCTCGTGGGGAACGCCTTCGGGAACTACCGCGACATCCTCTACCAGCTCACGCTGAATCCGGCGATGGGCGACTACCTCAACATGAGGACCTCGACCCTCCAGAACCCGAACGAGAACTACGCGCGCGAAATCCTGCAGCTCTTCTCGATCGGGCTCGTGCAGCTCAACACGGACGGGACGCCGAAGCTCGACCTCGGCGGCAACACGATCCCGACGTACACGCAGTACGACATCAACGAGCTCTCTCGCGTCTTCACGGGCTGGAAGCTCGCGGCGCCTCCGGTGGCCGGCACGTCCAACTACAACTCCAACATGGTCCTCGTCGAGGCGAGCCACGACCGCGGCAAGAAGTCGTTCCTTTGCGATTGGTCGAACCCGATCACGCCGACGGGCTGTGCCTGGACGTTCAACGCGAACACGAACGGGGACATCGAGGTCAACCAGGCGATCGACGCGATCATGGCGCACGCGAACACGGCGCCGTACGTCTCGACGCAGCTGATCCGCGGCCTCGTTACGTCCAACCCGAGTCCGGCCTACGTCGGGCGTGTCGCGGCCAAGTTCAACAACAACGGCTCGGGCGTCAAGGGAGACCTCGCCGCCGTCGTCCGCGCGGTCGTGACGGATTCCGAGGCGCTGGCGGGCGCCACGGATCCGAACTTCGGCATCCTCCGAGACCCCGTGTACTTCACGATCGCGCTCCTTCGGGCGCTCGGCGCGAGGGCGGCGAACGGCACGGGGGTGTCGGATGGAGTCCTCGCGACTCAGCTGACGAACATCGGGCAGAACCTCTTCAACCCGGACACGGTCTTCAGTTACTACCCGAACGACAACCAGCTGCCGGGCTCGTCGACGATGTTCGGGCCGGAGTTCGGGATCCAGTCGGCGCTCACGGCGCTCCGGCGGGCGAACCTCGTGAATACGTTCGTCTATTCGTCCATCCCGACCGGCGCGAACAATCCATTCGGCACGTCGCTCGACCTCAGCGTCATCCAGTCGCTCTCGAACGACCCGGCCGCAATGGTCGAACAGCTCAACCAGCTTCTTTGCCGCGGCCTCCTGTCCGCAGGCGCGAAGACGGCGATCGTGACGGCCGTCAACGCGATCCCGGCGTCCAGCCCGAAGCAGCGCGCGCAGCAGGCGACGTATCTCGTCGCCACGTCCTCGCAGTTCCAGGTCGAGAGGTAA
- a CDS encoding DUF1501 domain-containing protein, with protein sequence MTNRRDFLKLACGAAGFAAFEQGLDRFGLLAHAASAAPPNQYRALVCIFMFGGNDANNMVIPVTAGGGSGYNAYAQSRGASLAIAPLGATAFTAPTSFGLNFGLHPAMPELAALYNAGKLAVVSNVGPMTRWPTTKALYNSNAAYRPYQLFSHSDQQSSWMAPQSDAKSLYGWGGRVIDMVSDLNTGTSFPASLSLSGNNQFNIGQTIKSLNVAPAPTALNAIFPLNGFAANAVDNARKTAFNSLRTFDTGVPLVKATSDITQQGLDIQASLASDPVVTATFPATGLGNQLKQVAKIIKQNQVSLNVSRQVFFCSIGGFDTHQDELASHTSLYTQISKAMAAFYQEMFNQNLHNNVTTFTMSDFGRTMAPSGSGTSVGSDHAWGSHQLVMGGAIKAADFYGNAGLNLTPFPDLALGTAYDTDSRGRWIPNTAVDQYAATLGLWLGATPAELNTVFPNLYRFPTNDLGFLNP encoded by the coding sequence ATGACGAATCGCAGGGACTTCCTCAAGCTCGCGTGCGGCGCCGCCGGGTTCGCCGCCTTCGAACAGGGCCTCGACCGGTTCGGCCTGCTGGCTCACGCCGCCTCCGCGGCGCCGCCGAACCAGTACCGGGCGCTCGTGTGCATCTTCATGTTCGGCGGCAACGACGCGAACAACATGGTCATCCCGGTCACCGCCGGGGGCGGTTCGGGGTACAACGCCTACGCGCAGTCGCGCGGGGCGTCGCTCGCGATCGCGCCGCTGGGGGCCACCGCCTTCACGGCCCCGACGAGCTTCGGCCTCAATTTCGGCCTGCATCCCGCGATGCCCGAGCTCGCGGCGCTATACAACGCGGGCAAGCTCGCCGTCGTCTCGAACGTCGGGCCGATGACGCGCTGGCCGACGACGAAGGCGCTCTACAACTCCAACGCGGCGTATCGCCCGTACCAGCTCTTCTCGCACAGCGACCAGCAGTCCTCGTGGATGGCGCCGCAGTCCGACGCGAAATCCCTCTACGGCTGGGGCGGACGCGTGATCGACATGGTCTCCGATCTAAACACGGGGACGTCGTTCCCCGCATCCCTCTCCCTCTCGGGCAACAACCAGTTCAACATCGGCCAGACGATCAAGTCCCTGAACGTCGCCCCGGCGCCGACGGCTCTGAACGCGATCTTCCCGCTGAATGGATTCGCAGCGAACGCCGTCGACAACGCGCGGAAGACGGCCTTCAACTCGCTCCGCACCTTCGACACGGGAGTCCCGCTCGTGAAGGCGACGAGCGACATCACGCAGCAGGGCCTCGACATCCAGGCGTCTCTCGCGTCGGATCCGGTCGTCACGGCCACCTTCCCGGCCACGGGCCTCGGCAACCAGCTCAAGCAGGTCGCGAAGATCATCAAGCAGAACCAGGTGTCCCTCAACGTGAGCCGGCAGGTCTTCTTCTGCTCGATCGGCGGGTTCGACACGCACCAGGACGAGCTCGCGTCCCACACGAGCCTCTACACGCAGATCTCGAAGGCCATGGCTGCGTTCTATCAGGAGATGTTCAACCAGAACCTCCACAACAACGTCACGACGTTCACGATGTCGGACTTCGGCCGCACGATGGCGCCGTCCGGCTCCGGCACGTCCGTCGGATCGGACCACGCGTGGGGCAGCCACCAGCTCGTCATGGGCGGCGCGATCAAGGCGGCCGACTTCTACGGCAACGCCGGTCTGAACCTGACGCCCTTCCCCGATCTCGCGCTCGGGACGGCGTACGACACGGACAGCCGCGGCCGCTGGATCCCGAACACGGCCGTCGACCAGTACGCGGCCACGCTCGGCCTCTGGCTCGGCGCGACGCCGGCCGAGCTCAACACGGTCTTCCCGAATCTCTACCGCTTCCCGACGAACGACCTCGGATTCCTGAACCCCTGA
- a CDS encoding malate synthase A, with translation MDGIQVLSRAPEATDAILTKEALDFVARLHRTFDPRRQELLARRAERQKRFDAGEPPAFLAETKSVRDAAWRVAPAPSDLQKRWVEITGPVERKMMINALNSGACVFMADFEDSLAPTWANVVQGQQNLKDAVRRTIAFTSPEGKEYRLAPEIATLLVRPRGWHLPEKHVLVDGAPLSASLFDFGLYLFHNAYALKERGTGPYFYLPKMESHLEARLWNDVFVAAQEGLSIPKGTIRATVLVETLPAAFEMDEILYELKDHMSGLNAGRWDYLFSLIKKLRAHADVLPDRGQVTMNVPFMRAYAELLVKTCHRRGAHAMGGMAPFIPTRKDAEVNERALAKVRADKDREVADGFDGTWVAHPDLVPTAWEVFEKAFGTKPNQKERLREDVVADARRLTDLAVPGGTITDAGLRLNVNVTLQYLNSWLLGNGAAAIYNLMEDAATAEISRAQLWQWISRKATLADGRTVTKDLYRKVRDEELPKVGGLANGRMKDAVEILDRLVLDDTFAEFLTLPAYAYLE, from the coding sequence ATGGACGGCATCCAGGTCCTGTCGCGCGCGCCCGAGGCGACGGACGCGATCCTCACGAAGGAGGCACTCGACTTCGTCGCGCGCCTTCACCGCACGTTCGATCCGCGGCGGCAGGAGCTCCTCGCACGCCGCGCCGAGCGCCAGAAGCGGTTCGACGCCGGCGAGCCGCCGGCTTTCCTCGCCGAGACGAAATCCGTCCGCGACGCCGCATGGAGGGTCGCGCCAGCGCCGTCCGACCTCCAGAAGCGCTGGGTGGAGATCACCGGGCCCGTCGAGCGCAAGATGATGATCAACGCGCTCAACTCCGGGGCCTGCGTCTTCATGGCCGACTTCGAGGACTCGCTCGCCCCGACGTGGGCGAACGTCGTCCAGGGCCAGCAAAACCTCAAGGACGCCGTCCGCCGGACGATCGCGTTCACGAGCCCGGAGGGCAAGGAGTACCGCCTCGCCCCGGAGATCGCGACCCTCCTCGTGCGGCCGCGCGGATGGCACCTCCCGGAGAAGCACGTCCTCGTGGACGGTGCGCCGCTCTCGGCGAGCCTCTTCGACTTCGGCCTCTACCTCTTCCACAACGCCTACGCGCTGAAGGAGCGCGGCACCGGCCCGTACTTCTACCTCCCGAAGATGGAGAGCCACCTCGAGGCGCGCCTCTGGAACGACGTCTTCGTCGCGGCGCAGGAGGGCCTCTCGATTCCGAAAGGGACGATCCGCGCGACCGTCCTCGTGGAGACGCTGCCGGCGGCGTTCGAGATGGACGAGATCCTCTACGAGCTGAAGGACCACATGAGCGGGCTCAACGCGGGCCGCTGGGACTACCTCTTCAGCCTCATCAAGAAACTGCGCGCGCACGCGGACGTCCTGCCCGACCGCGGGCAGGTCACGATGAACGTGCCGTTCATGCGCGCCTACGCCGAGCTCCTCGTGAAGACGTGCCACCGCCGCGGCGCGCACGCGATGGGCGGGATGGCGCCGTTCATTCCGACGCGCAAGGACGCCGAGGTGAACGAGCGGGCGCTCGCGAAGGTCCGGGCCGACAAGGACCGCGAGGTCGCCGACGGTTTCGACGGCACATGGGTCGCGCACCCGGACCTCGTCCCGACGGCCTGGGAGGTCTTCGAGAAGGCCTTCGGGACGAAGCCGAACCAGAAGGAGCGCCTGCGTGAGGACGTCGTCGCCGACGCGCGGAGGCTGACGGACCTCGCCGTGCCCGGAGGCACCATCACGGACGCCGGCCTCCGCCTGAACGTGAATGTCACGCTCCAGTACCTGAACTCGTGGCTCCTCGGAAACGGCGCCGCGGCAATCTACAACCTGATGGAGGACGCCGCGACGGCCGAGATCTCGCGCGCCCAGCTCTGGCAGTGGATCAGCCGGAAGGCGACGCTCGCCGACGGCAGGACCGTGACGAAGGATCTCTACCGGAAGGTGCGCGACGAGGAGCTTCCAAAGGTCGGAGGGCTCGCGAACGGCCGGATGAAGGACGCGGTCGAGATCCTCGACCGCCTCGTCCTCGACGACACGTTCGCGGAGTTCCTCACGCTCCCCGCGTACGCGTACCTCGAATAG